A window of the Pseudomonas furukawaii genome harbors these coding sequences:
- a CDS encoding tyrosine-type recombinase/integrase: MPQHPQPLFETFDRFHELNFLHLNGELPVVRGFLEGCADEIQAVEGYRAVRGFLKSYAGNEATFNSYRTHVERLLLWSLLVAGKPLVELRRRDAEAFMEFCLNPPADWIGPVVKSRFLRVGGRKKLDTDSYIVNAQWRPFSHRVAKRERKIAEEAVTTLPSRPYRMSQGSVAQVFAVCGSFFQHAIDEGLTEVNPFRAVKQKSIYKQRNTLDVASRSLTQLQWSYVIETAEQMAADDPVHERTLFIVATLFSMYLRVSDLVGRDNWTPTMGDIRRDSMGNWWFHVVGKGNKAAKISIRDDYIQNYLVRYRQHLQLSPLPSAHEKTPLISTLKGRGGLSDRHIRLLLQEVFDITLTRMAQEGWSDDEIDQLRSASLHWLRHTSATFDAPHRDMKDLQADLRHNSLSTTQNTYYNSLDEQRAHSVKGLKLKR; encoded by the coding sequence ATGCCGCAGCATCCCCAGCCGCTTTTCGAGACCTTTGATCGCTTCCACGAACTCAACTTTCTGCACCTCAATGGCGAGCTTCCAGTGGTTCGGGGGTTCCTCGAAGGCTGTGCCGATGAGATCCAGGCCGTCGAGGGCTATCGCGCCGTTCGGGGATTTCTCAAGTCCTACGCGGGCAATGAGGCCACCTTCAATTCCTACCGGACCCATGTCGAGCGGCTGTTGCTCTGGTCGCTGCTGGTCGCGGGCAAACCCCTGGTCGAACTGCGTCGACGGGATGCGGAGGCCTTCATGGAGTTCTGTCTCAACCCGCCCGCCGACTGGATCGGCCCTGTCGTGAAGTCCCGCTTCCTGCGCGTGGGCGGCCGCAAGAAGCTGGACACCGACAGCTACATCGTCAACGCGCAGTGGCGTCCCTTCAGCCACAGGGTGGCGAAGCGTGAGCGCAAGATCGCCGAGGAAGCCGTGACCACCCTTCCCTCCCGGCCCTATCGCATGTCCCAGGGCTCGGTGGCCCAGGTCTTCGCGGTGTGCGGGAGCTTCTTCCAGCACGCCATCGATGAAGGCCTGACGGAAGTGAATCCCTTCCGTGCGGTGAAGCAGAAATCCATCTACAAGCAGCGCAACACGCTGGATGTCGCCTCCCGCTCGCTGACCCAGTTGCAGTGGAGCTACGTGATCGAGACCGCCGAGCAGATGGCCGCCGACGATCCGGTACACGAGCGCACGCTGTTCATCGTCGCCACCCTGTTCTCCATGTACCTGCGGGTTTCCGACCTGGTTGGGCGTGACAACTGGACGCCGACCATGGGCGACATTCGCCGCGACAGCATGGGCAACTGGTGGTTTCACGTCGTGGGCAAGGGCAACAAGGCGGCGAAGATCAGCATCCGCGATGACTATATCCAGAACTACCTGGTTCGCTATCGCCAGCATCTGCAGCTCTCTCCCCTGCCCTCCGCCCACGAGAAGACGCCGCTGATCAGCACCCTGAAAGGCCGAGGTGGATTGTCGGACCGGCATATCCGGTTGCTCCTGCAAGAGGTGTTCGACATCACCCTGACGCGCATGGCCCAGGAAGGCTGGAGCGATGACGAAATCGATCAGCTGCGTTCGGCGTCACTGCACTGGCTCCGACACACCTCCGCGACCTTCGACGCACCCCATCGCGACATGAAGGACCTCCAGGCCGACCTGCGCCACAACAGCCTCAGCACCACCCAGAACACCTACTACAACTCCCTCGACGAACAGCGCGCTCACTCGGTCAAGGGCCTGAAACTCAAGCGCTGA
- a CDS encoding TolC family protein → MSAFLFPRRGFLGVLAAAFWAAPWLAAQAQPLTFERAQALAEQSAPENLARQAQVASAQQAVEPADALPDPKLILGIDNLPIEGPDRYTLNRDSMTMRRIGFMQEVPNSDKRQARRQLAEASVGRAEAEQRAMQLEIKRQTAVSWLDVYYAERSVGLFDQLDRQIEMLRSTVQSLIAGGSAQPGELLQADQEALALQDRRDELNRDVAVARAKLRRWIGNEADQPLQGGVPSLNLVAPHLQQRIASHPELRAASARVGEASAELNEAIAEKTPDWGVEFAYNNRDNQFGDMVMVQFTFDLPLFVGTRQGPKINARQQSVSQMEAEQEALLRAHQAELEGGIAELEQLRRTLSRTEKTLIPLASKRADLELAAYQAGNSQLTSVITAQRDLIDAQLRQIEQQRKLSQLSASLYYAYVEGLK, encoded by the coding sequence ATGTCCGCTTTCCTTTTTCCACGCCGTGGCTTTCTCGGTGTGTTGGCTGCCGCATTCTGGGCAGCTCCCTGGCTTGCCGCGCAGGCGCAGCCCCTAACTTTCGAACGAGCCCAAGCTCTGGCCGAGCAGAGTGCCCCTGAGAACCTCGCGCGCCAGGCGCAGGTGGCATCGGCACAGCAGGCTGTCGAGCCCGCAGACGCCCTGCCCGATCCCAAGCTGATTCTAGGCATCGACAACCTGCCGATCGAAGGCCCTGACCGTTACACGCTTAATCGTGACTCCATGACCATGCGCCGCATTGGGTTCATGCAGGAAGTCCCCAACAGTGACAAGCGTCAGGCTCGGCGCCAGTTGGCCGAGGCTTCAGTAGGCCGAGCCGAGGCCGAGCAGCGTGCCATGCAGTTGGAGATCAAGCGCCAGACGGCAGTGAGCTGGCTGGATGTGTACTACGCCGAACGCAGTGTTGGCCTCTTCGATCAACTGGACCGTCAGATCGAGATGCTCCGCTCGACCGTGCAATCGCTGATTGCCGGCGGTAGTGCTCAGCCTGGCGAGCTGTTGCAGGCCGACCAGGAAGCTTTGGCGTTACAAGATCGGCGAGATGAACTGAATCGCGATGTGGCAGTAGCTCGTGCCAAGCTGCGCCGCTGGATAGGCAACGAGGCTGACCAGCCTTTGCAAGGAGGTGTTCCCAGTCTGAACCTGGTGGCACCGCACCTGCAGCAACGCATTGCCTCACACCCTGAGTTGCGCGCTGCCTCCGCCCGAGTCGGCGAGGCTAGCGCCGAGCTGAACGAGGCCATCGCCGAGAAGACCCCCGACTGGGGTGTTGAGTTTGCCTACAACAATCGCGACAACCAGTTCGGCGATATGGTGATGGTGCAATTTACCTTCGACCTGCCGTTGTTCGTAGGCACACGTCAGGGGCCCAAGATCAACGCCAGACAACAAAGCGTGTCGCAGATGGAAGCCGAGCAGGAAGCATTACTGCGCGCCCATCAGGCTGAGCTGGAAGGCGGTATTGCCGAGCTTGAGCAACTGCGCAGGACCTTGTCACGCACCGAAAAAACCTTGATCCCGCTTGCAAGCAAACGTGCCGATCTCGAACTGGCCGCCTACCAAGCCGGTAACAGCCAGCTCACATCCGTTATTACTGCCCAGCGCGACCTGATTGATGCGCAACTGCGGCAGATTGAACAACAGCGCAAGTTGAGCCAGCTCTCCGCAAGCCTGTACTACGCCTATGTGGAGGGCCTGAAATGA
- a CDS encoding AraC family transcriptional regulator, with protein sequence MIASQSASWHGKAWVSPGFGVFLGQVGNHDWHRHMAHQITIGINRDLTVTTSDSHVTARAICIHAGVTHRIEAVEVISIYLDALSEEARAFNASTSILPIDVQSIVSLQRLLATPCITAQQMRGAVRQFLNLTDLPIIDPRLQLVLEALNEPANGRQELADLMHLSTTRFSHWFVEQTGLPLRSYRKWLRLVAALQLITAGQSLTGAAHAAGFSDSAHFSRTFRSLFGLDPSSALSQVSLSS encoded by the coding sequence GTGATTGCATCACAGAGTGCCAGCTGGCACGGCAAAGCCTGGGTATCTCCAGGTTTCGGGGTGTTTTTAGGGCAGGTAGGCAATCATGATTGGCATCGCCACATGGCTCACCAGATCACCATTGGTATCAACCGCGACTTGACGGTGACTACATCTGACAGCCACGTCACGGCCCGAGCCATTTGCATTCACGCGGGCGTCACTCATCGAATCGAAGCAGTTGAGGTTATTTCGATTTACCTTGATGCACTTTCTGAGGAGGCACGGGCATTCAATGCCTCTACGAGCATCTTGCCTATCGATGTGCAAAGCATTGTGTCTCTGCAGAGACTGTTGGCAACTCCCTGTATCACCGCACAGCAAATGCGGGGAGCGGTTCGCCAATTTCTTAATCTCACCGATCTGCCGATCATCGATCCACGGCTGCAACTTGTCCTTGAAGCCTTGAACGAGCCCGCCAATGGCAGACAAGAACTGGCAGACCTGATGCACCTGTCGACGACTCGTTTTTCTCATTGGTTTGTTGAACAGACTGGCTTGCCATTGCGCAGCTACCGTAAGTGGCTTCGCCTAGTCGCTGCGTTACAGCTCATTACGGCTGGCCAAAGTCTGACAGGGGCCGCCCATGCTGCAGGATTCTCGGATTCCGCGCACTTTTCCCGCACCTTTCGCAGCCTATTTGGCCTCGATCCTTCGTCAGCTCTGAGCCAGGTCAGTCTCAGCAGCTGA
- a CDS encoding efflux RND transporter periplasmic adaptor subunit, which yields MKISTFGFAVAVLTVGIGAAGGGYWLAQRQAKHELLPSSAPTDERKVLYWYDPMQPEQRFDKPGKSPFMDMELVPKYAGSEQDPSVLSVPAQAVQNLGMRTSTVIRGVLPSDIEVVGSLAYNQREVANLQARAGGFVERVYGRAPGDVLPAGTPLVDLLIPEWSAAQLEFLAVLRTGDARLITAAQERLRLLGMPQALIEQVRRSGKPRAVQTLTTPISGELQALQVRAGMTVEAGQDLALINGLSSVWLDAAIPEAMAGSIQVGDEIRANLTAFPDRPLLGRVIALLPSADPQTRTLTVRSELPNPAGKLRPGMFAAVRLNSAVEQSTLLVPSEAVIRTGKRALVMLAEGDGRYRPQEITLGREADGRLEVFSGLEEGQAVVTSGQFLIDSEASLQGILAGNAEQDSTEGLHVSHGVIRALDGKQVTLEHGPFESLNMPGMTMAFPLVSSEVAVGLKPGDHVRIAARQTNSGLLIEQLRKEGDQP from the coding sequence ATGAAGATATCGACATTTGGTTTTGCGGTCGCCGTGCTGACCGTGGGCATTGGCGCGGCGGGCGGTGGCTACTGGCTGGCCCAGCGGCAAGCCAAACACGAGCTACTGCCTAGCTCCGCACCGACGGACGAGCGCAAGGTGCTCTATTGGTACGACCCGATGCAGCCTGAGCAGCGCTTCGATAAACCGGGCAAGTCACCTTTCATGGATATGGAGCTTGTCCCTAAATACGCAGGATCCGAGCAAGATCCGTCTGTCCTGAGCGTCCCCGCTCAAGCCGTGCAGAACCTCGGAATGCGGACCTCGACGGTGATCCGCGGTGTACTGCCCTCGGATATCGAGGTGGTCGGCTCCCTGGCCTATAACCAGCGAGAGGTAGCGAACCTCCAGGCCCGCGCTGGCGGATTCGTCGAGCGGGTTTACGGGCGTGCCCCTGGCGATGTACTGCCAGCTGGAACACCCCTGGTCGACCTGCTGATTCCCGAGTGGTCCGCCGCGCAGTTGGAGTTCCTCGCGGTACTGCGTACCGGTGACGCCCGCTTGATCACTGCGGCCCAAGAGCGCCTCCGCCTGCTCGGCATGCCACAAGCGTTGATAGAGCAGGTTCGCCGCAGCGGCAAACCGCGGGCAGTGCAAACCCTCACCACACCTATCAGCGGCGAGCTCCAAGCCTTGCAGGTACGCGCCGGGATGACCGTTGAAGCCGGGCAGGATCTGGCGTTGATCAACGGGCTGTCCAGTGTCTGGCTCGATGCGGCGATACCCGAGGCCATGGCCGGAAGTATCCAGGTCGGGGACGAGATCCGCGCCAACCTGACGGCCTTTCCTGATCGACCGCTGCTGGGCCGCGTCATAGCCTTGCTGCCGAGTGCCGATCCGCAAACGCGCACGCTCACGGTACGCAGCGAGCTACCCAACCCTGCCGGTAAGTTGCGCCCCGGCATGTTCGCCGCCGTACGCCTGAACAGTGCCGTCGAACAATCCACGCTTCTTGTGCCGAGTGAAGCCGTGATTCGCACCGGGAAGCGTGCATTGGTGATGCTGGCCGAAGGCGACGGACGCTACCGTCCCCAGGAAATCACCTTGGGCCGCGAGGCCGATGGGCGTCTGGAGGTGTTTTCCGGTCTTGAGGAAGGTCAGGCGGTCGTTACCTCCGGCCAGTTCCTCATCGATTCGGAAGCCAGCCTGCAGGGCATCCTGGCCGGCAATGCAGAACAGGACAGCACGGAGGGGCTGCATGTGTCTCACGGCGTTATTCGCGCACTGGACGGGAAACAAGTCACCCTGGAGCATGGCCCCTTCGAGAGCCTGAATATGCCAGGTATGACCATGGCTTTTCCTCTGGTCAGCTCCGAAGTAGCTGTGGGACTTAAGCCAGGAGATCACGTACGCATCGCCGCACGTCAGACAAACTCCGGCCTGCTGATCGAGCAGCTCCGCAAGGAAGGAGACCAGCCATGA
- a CDS encoding sterol desaturase family protein, whose translation MMSNCFRFLIRWFSYPVIFGGTAGWMIWQLYEGVPYWPSTALIAVVGIIPVAMLERLQPCRQSWLTDHGDTLTDLLHLIVNLSVIQFTAAILARLGDWVPDAARTFPTTWPLWIQLLIVAMVLDLSLYAMHRLSHYVPWLWRLHEPHHSAERLYWMNGERRHPLHAAIMAGPGLLVLFAMGTPSALVATWFGILTVHLAFQHSNLDYSLGWMRNVIGVAETHRWHHKREFEDAQVNFGEFLLLWDHLFRTFYDAAEKLGDAQVGLQEGDYPTGYRAQLVAPFKRVSQANRIRRTHSAG comes from the coding sequence ATGATGAGCAATTGCTTCAGGTTTCTGATCCGCTGGTTCAGCTATCCCGTCATATTTGGCGGTACGGCTGGCTGGATGATCTGGCAGCTTTACGAGGGCGTGCCATATTGGCCCAGCACAGCCCTGATTGCAGTAGTCGGAATTATTCCGGTCGCCATGCTGGAGCGTCTACAACCGTGCCGTCAGAGCTGGCTTACCGACCACGGCGACACACTGACCGATCTGCTTCACCTGATCGTGAATCTGTCCGTCATCCAGTTCACCGCTGCGATTCTGGCTCGACTGGGCGATTGGGTGCCTGATGCCGCTCGCACCTTTCCAACGACTTGGCCGCTCTGGATCCAGTTGCTCATCGTAGCCATGGTTTTGGATCTCAGTCTCTATGCCATGCACCGACTCAGCCACTATGTGCCGTGGCTATGGCGCTTACATGAGCCCCATCACAGTGCAGAGCGCCTCTATTGGATGAATGGCGAGCGTCGACATCCACTACACGCGGCGATCATGGCGGGCCCTGGACTCTTGGTGCTCTTCGCGATGGGGACACCTTCAGCTCTCGTCGCAACCTGGTTTGGCATCCTGACAGTGCATCTCGCATTTCAACATTCCAACCTGGACTACTCGCTAGGCTGGATGCGCAATGTGATTGGCGTCGCGGAGACACACCGCTGGCACCACAAACGGGAGTTCGAAGATGCCCAGGTCAATTTCGGCGAGTTCTTACTGCTGTGGGATCACCTGTTTAGAACCTTCTATGACGCGGCAGAAAAGCTCGGCGATGCCCAGGTAGGACTGCAAGAAGGTGACTACCCGACTGGGTATCGGGCTCAACTGGTAGCTCCGTTTAAGCGGGTTTCACAAGCTAATAGGATTCGCCGTACCCACTCGGCGGGCTAG
- a CDS encoding efflux RND transporter permease subunit, translating to MIARLIHWSIGNRFLVLLATLFITALGLWSLRNTPLDALPDLSDTQVIIRTSFPGQAPQIVENQVTYPLATTMLSVPGAKTVRGYSFFGDSFVYVLFEDDTDLYWARSRVLEYLNQAQERLPEGVTTTLGPDATGVGWIYQYALVDRSGQHDLAQLRALQDWFLKYELKSLPNVAEVATLGGMVKQYQVLLDPQKLVAYGVTQQEVEAALKSANQETGGAILELAEREYMVRASGYLESLADFRNVPLRASASGVPVLLGQVATIQLGPEMRRGIAELDGQGEVVGGVVILRSGKNARDTIAAVKTKLDSLKGSLPAGVEVVTTYDRSQLIDRAIDNLSYKLLEEFAVVALVCLIFLWHLRSSLVAIITLPLGILMAFIVMRYQGVNANIMSLGGIAIAIGAMVDAAVVMIENAHKHIEAWKARHPGEPLQGEAHWRVIGEAAAEVGPALFFSLLIITLSFLPVFTLEAQEGRLFGPLAFTKTYAMAAAAGLSITLVPVLMGYWIRGHIPSEQQNPLNRWLIGAYRPVLEWVLAWPKVTLALALLVFLSSLWPLSRLGGEFLPPMDEGDLLYMPSALPGLPASKATQLLQQTNRMILTVPEVARVFGKAGRAETATDPAPLEMFETTVQFKPRDQWRAGMTPEKLIEELDRAVKVPGLSNIWVPPIRNRIDMLATGIKSPIGVKVSGTSLVDIERITRDIEAVAKEVPGVSSALAERLTGGRYVDIQIDRLAAARYGLSIADVQAVVSGAIGGSNIGETVEGLARFPINLRYPKEWRDSPQALRRMPILTQAGQQITLGTVAQVSLTEGPPMLRSENGRLSGWVYVDVRGRDLASTVRELQQRVAEQVQLDAGMTVSYSGQFEFLERANARLAWVVPATLLIIFVLLYLTFSRFGEALLIMATLPFALSGGIWLLYWFGFNLSVATGVGFIALAGVSAEFGVIMLLYLKNAWHARMDAGRSGDPALLEAIREGAVLRVRPKVMTVAVIIAGLLPILWGGGAGSEVMKRIAAPMVGGMITAPLMSMLVLPAAYWLMRRQRTQKVRAPQEL from the coding sequence ATGATCGCGCGCCTGATCCATTGGTCGATCGGCAACCGCTTCCTGGTACTGCTGGCCACCCTGTTCATCACCGCCCTGGGCCTCTGGTCGCTGCGCAACACGCCGTTGGATGCACTGCCGGACCTATCTGACACCCAGGTCATCATCAGAACCAGCTTTCCCGGACAGGCACCGCAGATCGTCGAGAACCAGGTGACCTACCCACTGGCCACAACCATGCTCTCGGTACCGGGGGCGAAGACGGTGCGCGGCTACTCGTTCTTCGGCGACTCCTTCGTCTACGTGCTGTTCGAGGACGACACCGACCTCTACTGGGCGCGCTCGCGGGTGCTGGAGTACCTCAACCAGGCGCAGGAACGCCTGCCCGAGGGTGTTACCACCACCCTTGGGCCGGATGCCACCGGCGTGGGCTGGATCTACCAGTACGCCTTGGTCGACCGCAGCGGCCAGCATGATCTTGCCCAGCTGCGGGCACTGCAGGACTGGTTCCTCAAGTACGAACTCAAGAGCCTGCCCAACGTAGCCGAAGTGGCCACCCTCGGCGGCATGGTCAAGCAATACCAAGTGCTGCTCGATCCGCAGAAGCTGGTGGCTTATGGGGTAACTCAGCAGGAGGTCGAAGCGGCGCTGAAGAGCGCCAATCAGGAAACCGGCGGCGCCATCCTGGAGCTGGCAGAGCGCGAGTACATGGTGCGGGCTTCAGGCTATCTAGAGAGCCTGGCGGATTTCCGCAATGTGCCGCTGCGGGCTTCGGCCAGCGGAGTTCCGGTGCTGCTGGGTCAGGTGGCCACCATTCAGCTGGGGCCAGAGATGCGTCGTGGCATTGCCGAGCTGGATGGCCAGGGTGAAGTGGTAGGCGGCGTGGTCATCTTGCGCTCCGGAAAGAATGCCCGCGATACCATCGCCGCGGTGAAGACCAAGCTGGACAGCCTGAAGGGCAGCTTGCCGGCCGGCGTCGAGGTGGTCACCACCTATGACCGTTCGCAATTGATCGACCGCGCCATCGATAACCTCAGCTACAAGCTGCTGGAAGAGTTCGCGGTGGTTGCCCTGGTTTGCCTGATCTTCCTCTGGCACCTGCGCTCGTCGCTGGTCGCGATCATCACCCTGCCCCTGGGCATCCTGATGGCCTTCATCGTCATGCGCTACCAGGGCGTCAATGCCAACATCATGTCGCTCGGCGGGATCGCAATCGCCATCGGCGCCATGGTCGATGCCGCCGTGGTGATGATCGAGAACGCGCACAAGCACATCGAGGCCTGGAAGGCTCGACACCCCGGTGAACCGCTTCAGGGCGAGGCGCACTGGCGGGTGATCGGCGAAGCTGCGGCCGAGGTCGGGCCGGCGCTGTTCTTCAGCCTTTTGATCATCACCCTGTCTTTCCTCCCGGTCTTCACCCTGGAGGCCCAGGAGGGTCGCCTGTTTGGCCCGCTGGCATTCACCAAGACCTATGCCATGGCTGCCGCCGCTGGCCTCTCGATCACCTTGGTACCGGTGCTGATGGGCTATTGGATTCGTGGGCATATCCCCAGCGAACAACAGAACCCCTTGAATCGTTGGCTGATCGGTGCATACCGGCCGGTGCTGGAGTGGGTGCTGGCTTGGCCTAAGGTGACCCTAGCGCTGGCCTTGCTAGTGTTTTTGTCCAGTCTCTGGCCCCTCAGCAGACTCGGAGGAGAGTTTCTACCGCCGATGGACGAGGGCGACTTGTTGTACATGCCATCAGCCCTGCCCGGCTTGCCGGCCAGCAAGGCCACCCAGCTGCTGCAGCAAACCAACCGGATGATCCTCACGGTGCCCGAAGTGGCACGGGTATTCGGCAAGGCCGGGCGAGCAGAGACCGCCACCGATCCAGCACCGCTGGAAATGTTCGAGACCACGGTGCAGTTCAAACCACGCGATCAATGGCGCGCGGGGATGACACCCGAAAAGCTGATCGAGGAACTGGATCGCGCGGTAAAAGTTCCGGGGCTGTCCAATATCTGGGTGCCGCCCATCCGCAACCGCATCGACATGCTGGCGACGGGGATCAAGAGCCCCATTGGGGTGAAAGTATCCGGAACCTCCTTGGTCGACATCGAGCGCATAACGCGCGATATCGAGGCCGTGGCCAAAGAGGTGCCTGGGGTGAGTTCGGCCTTGGCAGAACGCCTTACTGGCGGCCGTTACGTGGACATCCAGATCGATCGACTGGCCGCGGCGCGCTATGGCCTGAGCATCGCCGATGTGCAGGCGGTGGTATCGGGCGCCATCGGCGGCAGCAATATTGGTGAGACGGTTGAAGGACTGGCCCGCTTCCCGATCAACCTGCGCTATCCCAAGGAGTGGCGAGACAGTCCGCAGGCACTACGGCGTATGCCGATCCTCACGCAAGCCGGCCAGCAGATCACCTTGGGCACCGTCGCCCAGGTTAGTCTGACCGAAGGGCCGCCAATGCTGCGCAGCGAGAACGGGCGTCTGTCCGGTTGGGTCTATGTCGATGTCCGTGGGCGCGACCTGGCATCGACCGTGCGCGAGTTGCAGCAACGCGTAGCTGAGCAGGTACAACTCGATGCTGGCATGACCGTCTCCTACTCCGGTCAGTTCGAGTTCCTGGAGCGCGCCAATGCACGGCTGGCCTGGGTGGTACCGGCGACCTTGTTGATCATCTTCGTGCTGCTTTACCTGACCTTCAGCCGCTTCGGTGAGGCCCTACTGATCATGGCAACCCTGCCCTTCGCCCTATCGGGCGGCATCTGGCTGCTCTACTGGTTCGGCTTCAACCTGTCGGTTGCCACTGGGGTCGGCTTTATCGCCTTGGCCGGCGTCTCGGCGGAATTTGGGGTGATCATGCTGCTGTACCTGAAGAATGCCTGGCATGCACGTATGGATGCCGGGCGCAGCGGTGACCCGGCACTACTGGAGGCAATTCGTGAAGGCGCAGTGCTGCGCGTGCGGCCCAAGGTGATGACGGTGGCCGTGATCATCGCCGGCCTGTTGCCAATCCTCTGGGGCGGAGGTGCCGGATCTGAAGTGATGAAGCGCATCGCCGCGCCCATGGTCGGCGGCATGATTACCGCGCCGCTGATGTCCATGTTGGTTTTGCCGGCCGCGTACTGGCTGATGCGAAGGCAGCGTACACAGAAGGTTCGCGCACCGCAGGAGCTATAG